The genomic segment CGCTCCGGCGTGTCGATCGGGATCGCCGCCATCCCGAGGAGCCGTCCCGGCGCGTACGACGCATAGTCGGACAGCCACCGGTTGTACCCGCGCACGCTGTTGAGCCGCAGTGCCGCGTCGGACGACATCAGGGGACCGCCCACGTAGAGCACCTCGGCGTCGACGCCGTCGGTGTCCATGTCCTCGATGCGCGCCGCCGGATCCCACGCTCCCGACCGCTGCTCGTCGAGCTTGCGCACGTTGAGCGAGAACTCCTCGGGCTTCTTCCCGGCGAGATTGTCGAGGGTCATGATCGGCGTCCGTCGTCCTTCGAAGACACGGACGTCACCGTCGTCGGTGTGCTCGACGCGCGGGGCGCGGTCGCGAAACTCGGGGTCGAGGTACTCCTGCCACGCCACGTCGGGCATGGTGACGTGCGAGTCCGACGAGATCAATCTGTACTCCGTCACTGCAATCCTCCGTGTCGAGGCGTCAGGTCACGACGCCGTTGCCCTTCAGCTTCACGATGTCATCCCAGTCGAACCCGAGCTCGAGGAGCAGCAACTCGGTGTGCTCACCCTGCTCGGGCCCGCGGCGCAGCGACGCGGGTTGCTCGTCGAACTGGACCGCGCCGGCGGGTACGCGGAAGTTGCCGCCGTCGTGCTCCACCTCGACGAGGTAGCCGTTGGCCACCACCTGAGGATCCTCGATGACCTCGGGCACCTGTGCGTACGGCGCCCACGGGAACCGGGCGCCCGAGAACGCCTCCCGCCACTCGGCGAGCGTGCGCGACTTGAACAGGGGCTCGAGGATGTCGACCATCTCCGCCGGGTGTTCGAGGATGGCGGCGCCAGTGGTGAAGCGCGGATCTTCGAGCAGGTCCGTCCGGTCGATGGCGCGCGCGAGGTCCGCCCAGTGACGGTCGGGCTGGAGGAGCAGCAGGCTGAGGAATCGGCCGTCCTTCGTCTCGTAGGTGTTGCTCAGCGGATTGGGCGACATGCGCGCGGCCTGGCCGGCCACCGGAGCGGCGGCGAAGTTTCCCTGCAGCGCCGAGAGCACGTCCGACGCGAGCGTCCAGACTGCGGTGGCGAGCAACGACACGTCCACGACCGACGGCTCACCGGACCGCTCGCGTCGGTACAGCGCGCCGGCGATTCCGAACGCGAGCTGCACCGCGCCGTTCCGGTCGCCGAAGCCGCCACGCTGATTGATCGGTCGTTCGACCGAGGGCGGTGTCAGCGTCGCGCCGAGCCCGCCCCGGGCCCAGTAGGCAGTGGCGTCGTAGGCGGGCTGGTCGGCGTCCGGCCCGCGCACGCCGTGGCCGTGCCCGCGGGCGTAGATGATCTTGGGGTTGACCGCCCGGAGGTCGTCGACGCCCAGGCGCAGCTTCGCGAGCGTCGACGGCAGGAAGTTCGTGGTGAACACGTCCGCCGTCTCGACCAGGCGCAACAACAGATCGCGGCCCTCGGCGGAAGCGACGTCGAGGCCGATGCTGCGCTTGCCGCGGTTGTGCATCTCCATCGACTGGTTCACTCCGCTCGCCGAGAGCCGGAGGATGCCCTGGCTCACGAGGCCGCGGTAGCCGTCACCGGTGACCGGATGCTCGATCTTGATGACGTCGGCACCCCAGTCGGCGAGCAGCGCGCCGCACGCGGGCACGAACACGAATTGGGCGAGCTCGACGACACGGACGCCCTCGAAGACGGGCACGGACGGCCCGGCGACGGTCACGGGTTGCCGACCGCCAAGTGCTTCACCTGCTGGAACGACCGGATCCCTTCCACGCCGCGCTCTCGACCGATGCCACTCTGCTTGTAACCGCCGGAAGAGGCGTAGGCGCCGCTGTAGCCGCCGTTGACCTGCACCGCGCCGGCGCGGATTCGCTCCGCGATGCTCGTTGCCAGCGCGAGGTCGCCGCCGAACACCTGCCCCGACAAACCAAAGATCGAATCGTTGGCGATCTCGACCGCGTGGCCGAGGTCGCGGTACCCGAGCACGCACACCACCGGACCGAAGATCTCGTCCTGCGCAGCTGGGTTCGAGTTGTCGGGCACGTCGAGCACGGTCGCTTCGAAGAAGTACCCGCGCGGCTGGTCGGCGGGTCGGCGGCCGCCGGCGGCCACGGTGGCACCGGCCTCGACGGCCGCGGCGACGTAGCGCTCGCAGCGCTCGCGCTGCGCAGCCGAGATCAGTGGCCCGACGACGGTCGACGGGTCGCTCGGGTCGCCGACCTTGAGGTTCGACGCGATCGCGGCCGCCTGGGTGACCACCTCGGACTTGCGTTCCTCGGGAACGAGCATCCGGGTGGGCGCGACGCACGCTTGGCCGGCGTGTGCCGCGAACACGCTGACGCATCCCATCGGCGCACGTTCGACGGCGTCGTCGAGGTACAGCTGGACCGACTTCCCGCCCAGCTCGAGCAGCACGCGCTTCACCGTCGGTGCCGCCTGGGCCATGATCGCCTTCCCCACCGTGGTGGAGCCGGTGAAACTGACGCAGTCGACGGCAGGGTGTGACGACAGCAGCTGACCGCCTTCGACACCGCCTTCGACGACGACGTTGAGGACACCGGCAGGCAGCCCGACCGCCTCGGCCGCCTCTCCGATCACGAGCGTGGCGATCGGTGTGAGCGGGCTCGGCCGCACGATGACGGTGCTGCCCGTCAGCAGCGCAGGGACGAACTTCCACAGCGGCGTCTGCAGCGGGAAGTTGTACGCGGCGATCGCGCTGACGACGCCGATCGGCTCGTAACGCATCATGCTCGCCGTTACCCGGTTGCCCAGAATCATCTCTTCCAACGGGCGTTGCGTGAGCTCGACTTCGGGCATGGTGCGGTAGATCTCGCATGCAGCCCGCAGATGGGCGAGCGGCATCCCGACTTGCGCGCCCAGCATCGACGTCGTGGCTCCGGCCTCGGCGGTGAGGGTCGCGCCCAGCTCCTCGGCGCGGCCGGCGAGGTACTCGCCGAGCGCGAGCACGGCGTCGATGCGCTCCTCGCGCCGGAGCCCGCTCCACACGCCGCGGTCGAACGCGCGGCGGGCGGCCAGGACGGCCTCCTCCATCTGCGCGAGCGACAGCGCCTCGACCTGAGCGATGACCTCTTCGGTGTAGGGGTTGTCGACCGCGAGGGGCGCTCCGTCGCCGGGGACGAAGCGCCCGTCGACGTACGACTGGCGGATGTCGGCAATCTTCGAGGGCAGGTCGTTCGAGCGATCCACTTGTGTTCGCATGCGACCCCGCTAGAACGATAGTCTCGGGTTGGCAGACCGTAGCTCTTCCCCGGCGGGCGTGCCAAGGCAGAGGAGGTGACGGTCGCGGTGCCGACACGTCATGCACGGAACGCGGCGATGAGCGAGAACACCGGCGCGCGGTCCGCCGGGTCGACGCAACGGACGAGGCGCACCGGACGGGCGGGGCCTGGGGAGCAGCCGCGGCAGTGGGAAGTCCGGGCCGCGCTGCGGGCGATGGACCGGGTCGGGGACAACGGCGGTCGAAGCATCGCTCACGACATCGTGGACGCGGCGTGGGATCTCATGCTCACGAGCGAGGTCACTGACTTCACGGTGAAGCAGGTCGCCGAACGCGCGAACGTCGCGTTGCAGACGCTCTACCGACACTTCGGCAGCAAGGACGAGCTGCTCCTCGCCATGTTCGAGGAGGCGATCGACCAGGGGTCGAGGGCCTTCATCGCCGAGAGTGCCCGCTATCAACCCGTGGAACGACTGCATCACCTGGTGACGGCACCGTTTCTGTTCACCTACGACGATCGCGCGCAACGTATCAATCGCTGGCGAGCCCGTGAGCGCCAGCGACTCATCGAGGCGTTTCCCCACGAAGTGGAAGCCGTCGTCGAGCCGTATCGCGCCGCGGTCGTCGACGCGATCGTCGCGGTGTGCGATGCCGGCGACGGTTCGTGCGACGATCCCGAGATGGCGGGGACGATCGTGACGCACCTCGTCCAGACGATGACGCTCGCGGTCCACGGCGGGGGCCTCGTCGCGGACTCCGAGGCACTCGCCGAACGAGTGTGGCGACTCTGCTGGCAGGGGCTCGCCATCCGCTGAGCGTCAGCGGTGTGCGCGACGCATCGAGATCTCGATCAGACGGGCAGCTCGAGCGTCGAGCCCCGAGCGATGGGGGCGAAGGCACGCCGAGCCATCGTTCATCCTGACCGCTCAGTGGGCGGCCGCGGCGTGCTCCCGCAGCGCGGGAACGACGTCGCCAAGGAGCCGGTTGACAACCGGTTGGGGGTCGCCACCCGCGGTGGCCGGGCTGAACACGAAGTGCCGCGCCCCCGCGTCGTGGAACGCCCGCAGCTTCGTCGTCACTTCCTCGACGGTCCCCGCGGCCGCGACGCTGTCGACCATGGGAGCGAAGTCCTGGTTGTAGGTGCCGCCCATCGATCGCGCCGCCTCCTCGCGCGCGGTGTCGCCGTCGGGGTTCACGTTGACGAACACGAACACGTACCACTCGAACGCCGACAGGTTGCGGGCGATCTCGGCGGCCGCTTGCTCGACCGTCTCCACCGAAGCGGCGTAGCGACGCGGCGAGTAGAGATACGGGAACCACCCGTCACCCAACGTCGCGGCGCGCCGCATCGCCGGCTCTTGGCGACCGGCCACGACGATCGGCGGACCACCGGCCTGCACCGGCGCGGGATGGATCCGCACGTCCTGCATCGAGTAGTAGCGGCCCTCGTGGGTGATCTCCTCCGCGGTCCAGAGGCGCCGGATCAACGGGATCATCTCGTCGGCGCGGCGGCCGCGTTCGTTCACCGGCACCTGGCAGGCGCGGAACTCCTGCGGGTACTCGCCGCCGACGCCGACGCCGAGGATCACGCGCCCGTTGGTGGCGCGGTCGAGGTCGGCGATCTGTTTGGCGACGAGCGCCGGTGGGTAGAGCGGCAGGAGCAGGATCGACGTGCCGATCGTCACCCGCTCGGTCAGCGCCGCCAGCCGGGCGAGGCCCATCATCGCCTCGGGGCTCGGGTTGCGCGACGCGACGTGCCCGCCGACCCACAGCGAGTCGACGGCTTCCTCGAGCGCAGTGATCCGGCGCGCGTCGCCGCCACCCACCAGCCCGATGCGCACCTCACCACTGCCGGTCGTCGTCAACGGAGCACCTCCGCTCCTCGGGCGCGCTCGTCAGCGACGCCGGCGCCTCGCCATCGCACCTTATCTAGGTGCTGCTATAGCGTTCGCCGCCGTGCAACACACCGCCGTTCCGACGACGCTCGACGCGGTGCTCGACCCGGAGTGGCTCGGCCAGGCGCTCGACGACATCGGCGGCGGTGACCGCATCGTCAGCGTCGAGGAGGTCGACTCCTCGAAGACCCTCGCGACAAAAGTCCGGTTCCGGCTGACGCTCGAGGGCGCCGACGGTGCGCGGCAGACCCGGGCGTACTGCGTGAAGGCGCACCTCGACGGGTCGCCCGGGGCCGACATCCTGTCGGAAGCCCGCTTCTACGGCGAGCTCGCGCCGCGGCTCGACGTGCGCTCGCCGCGGGCCTACTACACGGCCGTCGACGACGCGGCGCAGCAGGCGATCATCATCATGGACGACGTCGTCGCGAACGGCGGTCGCTTCCTGAACGCGCACACGCCCTACTCGCTCGACACCACCCGCGACACCCTCGGCCAGTTGGCGCGCCTGCACGCGGCGACGTGGGGTTGCGACGACGTCGCCGACCTCGACTGGCTCACCCCGCGCGTCGCGTCCATGGCCGACATGTTCCCCATGGACCAACTCCAGTTGCTCCTCGACGACGGACGCGGGCCCGACATCGCGCCGGAGCTGCGCTCGGCGGAGAACGTCGCGGAAGCGATGCGGCGTACCGGCGCGCACGAAGTGACCTGTGTGATCCACGCCGACCCGCACTCGGGAAACTCGTACCTGGATGGGGACGGCCGAGCGTGTTGGCTCGACTGGCAGATCGTGCAGCGCGGCAACTGGGCGACCGACATCAGCTATCACCTGGCGACGGTCCTCGATATCGAGACTCGACGGGCGCACGAGGCCGAGTTGCTCCGTCACTACCTCGGCGAGCTCGAGTCGCTCGGCGCGCCGGCGCCGACGTTTGACGAGGCGTGGGAGCAGTACACGCTCAGCTTCTCGTACGGCTATTTCCTGTGGGTCATCACGCGGATCAGCTCGCGCGCGGTCGTGCTGGTCCACATCCCGCGCCTCGCTGCGGCGCTCACCGACCACGACACCTTCGGTCGCCTCGGCGTGGTCTGACATGTCAACCGAACAGCACGGGGATCGCGGTGGCGCCGCGCTCGTACATCCCGATGAAACGCGGAGGCTCGGCGTCGGGGTCGAGACGAAGGTTGGGGAGCCGGTCGAGCAGCGCGCCGATCCCCACCGCCATCTCGGCGCGTGCGACGTGCATGCCGATGCAGATGTGCGGGCCGCTGCCGAAGGCGAGCGTCGGTTTGGGAGCGCGACGCACGTCGAATTGCTCCGGCCGAACCCAGCGCGCCGGATCGCGGTTGGCCGCGCCGATGCAGAGATGCAGCACCGCGCCACGCGGGAGCTGCACGCCGTGGAAGTCGACGTCGCGGGTGACCCAGCGCGAGAACATGGGATCCGTCGGCATCCACCGCAGCGACTCCTCGATTGCCGACCGCAGCAGTTGCCGGTCTTCCCTGACCGCAGCGAGCACATCGGGTCGCTGCAAGAGCGCGGTGATCGTGATGCCCATCTGCTTCCACGTGGTGCCCGAGCCCGCCGCGAGCAGGAGCATGGCGAACGAGTAGACCTCCGCGTCGGAGAGGCGATGGGTCACGCCATCGTCGTCGGTGTACTCGGCCTCGACGAGCACGCTGATGAGGTCGTCGCGTGGTTTCTCGCGCCGGGCGGCGACGATGGGCTCGAGCATCTCCACGATCTCCATCGGTCGCTGGAGCGACTCCCGGATGACCAATGCCTGCTCGACCGGCACACCGAAGCTGCCGGTGATGGTGAGCACCGGGATCGCCGCCGCGAAGTCGACGTTGAGCTCGGCGCGACCGTCGTCGACGAACCCGTCGATGAGCAGGTGCACCGTGCGCTCGATCCAGTTCGCGATCCACCACTGGGCCTTCGCCGGCACGAACGACGGCTGGACGAGCGAGCGGTATCGACGGTGCCGGGCACCGCCCATCGACAACATGCTGCTCGTCACGCTGATGTCGTCGGCTTCCGGGCCGGCGGCGTCGGGTGACGACGCGAACACCTCATCGTCGCGGTACGCGGTGTCGCAGCTGGCGAAACTGAACGCGGAGAAGTGCGGTCGGTCGGGAAAGGGGAGACCATGGAACGAGGCTGCGCCGGCGTGGCCCGTCAACTCGTGCACCGTGCCTTCGTGCACCGCGGCGCGCGCTCGCAACTGCGCCCACATCGGATAGGGGTCGTCCGTGTAGTCGCCGCCGGAGTGCGCGTTGTAGCTGCTCCGCAGATCGAAGAGCCGGCGAAGCTGCTCGCGGTCGAGCGTCTGCGTGTCGTCCACCTCGCTCATGTCTTCCGCTCCTGGCGGCTGCGCCGCCGGGCCGCTCGGACCCCGCTCGCTGCTCGCCGGGATACCCGCCTCCGCGCGCTCGCTCATCGCGCCACGTAGCCGCCGTCTACCGGGAGAAGGACACCGGTGATGTTCCCCGAGCGATCGGACGCGAGGAACACCGCGGCCTCCGCGCAGTCCTCGGCGGTGATCGGCCTCCCGAGCGGGTGCATGGAACCGACGTGTTCCGCGATCTGCTCGATGCCGCCGGGAGGTGTCTCCATTCCCCCCGCCGCCGCGAAGTTCGTGTAGGGCATGGCCGCGGGGCAGATCGCGTTCACCCGGATGCCGAACGGTGCGCACTCGATCGCCACGGCTTTCGTGAGCTGGTGCACGCCGCCCTTGGTCGCGCCGTACACGGTGCCGCCCCAGCCCACGAGACCGGCGATGGAACCGGTGTTGACGATCACGCCCCCGTCGCCCTGCTGCTTGAACTGGATGACCGCGTGCTTGCACCCGAGGAACACGCCGCGGAGGTTCACCGCGATCAAGCGATCGAAGTCGTCGACGCTGTGCTCCTCGAAGCTCATCCCGAGTCGCGGGGTCGGGATACCGACGTTGTTGAAGACGACGTCGAGCCGTCCGAAGTGCTCGACCGCGGCGGCGATCATGTCGGCGACCTGATCGTCCTGTGAGACGTCACACTCCTGCGCGACGGCGGTGCCGCCGATCGCCTCGACTTGGCGCACCGTCTCCTTCGCCCAGTCGAGCTGGAGATCCGCGACGACAACGCGCGCGCCTTCCTCGGCGAAGCGCAGTGCCGACGCGCGCCCAACGCCGGATCCCGCCCCGGTGATCACCGCGGACTTGCCTTCGAGCAACATTTCCATTCAGCCCCGCTCTTCCTCGGACGTGAGACTCAGCGCGCCGGTCGGACACGCCTCGATTGCGATGCGGACCGCGTCGATCGCGTCCCCCATCGGGTCGATGACGATCGCCTTCGTCGCTTCGTCGTGCGCGAACGTGCCCGGCGCGTAGACGATGCACATCCCGCTTCCCATGCAGAGCTCGCGATCGACGGCGATCTCCCGGGTGCGCTCCTGGTCAGGCATGGTCGACTCGCAGCAGCCCAGCGTGAATTCCGAGCGGCGGTGTCACGCGGGTGTGAAGACGAGCGGCAGTGGGTCGACGCAGCGGACGACAGCGGTGTTGAGGTAGCCGGGTGTTCGGTTCGGGTCGAGCCAATAGTCGGGGATGCGACGGTGCAGCGCCTCCAACGCGACGCGGAGTTCGAGTCGTGCCAGGTGGGAGCCGAGACACCGGTGGAAGCCGCTCGCGAAGGCGATGTGGCGGTTGTTGGGTCGCGCGAAGTCGACGCTGGTCGGCTCCGGGAACGTGTCGGGGTCCATGTTGGCGGCGGCCCACACGACGCGCATCTCGTCCCCGGCCTTCACCTCGACACCGTCGATCTCGAAGTCGACGGTCGCGTGGCGGCTGCCGGCCACGACGGGTGTGTGTACGCGCATCAGCTCTTCGATCGCCGCCGGAAGCAGCGACGGATCAGCCACGAGGCGGTCACGTTCCGCCGGATGGCGGGCCAGCCAGTCGACCATGCACGAGAGTGACGCCGTGACGGTGTCGAGGCCGGCGAGCACGAGCAAAAACGTGATGTCGATGACGTCCTCGTGCGTCAGGCTGTGCCCGTCGACCTCAGCCGTGAGGAACCCGCCAATCAGGTCGTCCTGCTGCTCGCCGGACGCCTCGCGGCGATCGAGCTCGGCGTCGAGGTACTCGATGAGCTTTGGCCCCGCCGCCGCAAGGTGCTCCTCGTCCGTCGGGCGGATGATGCCGTTCTTCACCCAGAGCAGGAACGGCACGTCGTCGAGCGGCAGGCCGAGCTGGCTCAGGAAGATCTGGCTGGGGAGCGGCTCGCAGAAGGCCGCGAAGAAGTCGACTTCTCCGTCGGCGGCGAACGCGTCGATCAGCCCCTCCGCGAGGTTCCGGATTACCGGTTCGAGGCGGGCGACCTGCTTGGGAGCGAACAGCGGGTCGAGCAGCTTGCGGTACTTGGTGTGTTGCTCTCCGTCGAGCATCAACGGGATCAGCGGCCGGCCGGCGCCCAAGGCCATCGACACGATCGCCACTGCGTCCGGATCAATCGAGTGGACGTCGCGGCGCTTGGTCACCGCGACGACGTCCTCGAAGCGCGTCAGCTCCAAGGCGCCATCGCGCTTGGTGGCCGGTGTGCCATGGTGGATGGCGGCGACCCGCTCGTAGGTGTCGACCACGCCGTCGACGAATGCGCCGTCGCGGCCACCGTCGGCGACTGCACTCGCGGAGTCCGCCATTACGCTGAAACTACACCGTTTCGCTTCGTTGCTCGTCGAGGGGAGCACTTATGCCTTCTGCACGTGATGCGAAAGAGTGGGCCGCCTCGGGTGGTCTCCATGGCATCGGCAACTCGCTGTACACGCCCTTCAGCGGCACCGACGGCGACGACATCGACTTCGCCGCCTACCGCGCGCTGGTTCGGTACTGCGTCGGTGATCTCGGGCACGCCATGCTCTGGCTCACGAGCGGGATCGCCGAGTGGTGGTCACTCACCATCGACGAACGGAAGCAGCTGCTCGAGGTGGCGGTGGAGGAGGCGCGCGCGATCGCGCCGGACACGGTGATCCAGGCGTGCACGAGCGCCACGTCGGCCAAGGACTGTCTCGAGTTGACCGAGCACGCCGAGTCCCACGGCGCCGACATCTGCTACCTGCAGACGCCGCCGATGGAGGTTCACGGGGGAGAGGGCGTGCTCCGCTTCTTCCAGTACGTCGCCGACCGCACCGACATCGCCCTCGGCCTGTTCAACTCGGGGTCGTCGGGCTACGCCCTCACCCCGGAAGAAGTCGCGCAGATCACGAACGAGATCCCGGCGGTGTGCGCGATGAAGGAAGGGATGATGGAACCTTGGCGGAGCAAGGCTGCGCATGCGCTCGCTCCCGAGCTCGTCATCTGGGAGTGCGACACCATCGTGTACAAGGCGGGATGGTTGCAGCAGGGGATCGTCGGGCCCGCGCAACTCGGCACCGCCGGCTACTTCTACGAGACGCCCGAGAAGCCGATGCTCACCAACTACTGGACCATGGTCTGGGAGGGTCGACTCGCCGAAGCCATCGAGTACGCCCAGGAGACGGGCCTCGACCGCATCAGTGAGGAAGTGGGCGGGTGGTTCACCCGCTACCCCGGACGGCCCGACTACTTCACGCACTGGGGCGAAGGGTTCCGGTACGCGGCGTCCGTCATCGGGCTCCCCGTTGGTGACTACCCGCACTCGCGCCCCCCGCAGGGCATCCTGCCCGAGGCCGCCAAGGAGCAGATCCGCAAGGCGTTCGAGAATGCGGGGTTCGCCAAGCAGCTCACCGACGCGTAGCGGCTCGGTGTCGGTGTTTGCGGACGTCCGCGTCCTCGACTTCTCGAACAACTGCGCGGCCGCAATGGCTGCCATGCATCTCGGTGATCTTGGTGCCGAGGTGATCAAGGTCGATCCAGCGGCTCGAGCGCGCGGCCGCGACGAGCCGGGCTATCTGGCCTGGAATCGCAACAAGCGGCGTGTGGCGCTGGATCTGATGACGCCCGCGGATCTCGGTGTCGCAAAGCGCCTGGTTGCCGACGCGGACGTTGCGATGTTCGATGCGGCGCCGGGCGTGCTCGAGTCGCTCGGTCTCGACGGTGTCGCCTTGACGCGGCAGCACGAACGGCTGATCCACGCCTGGGCGCCGCCCTACGGCGAGACGGGCCGCTGGAGCGCGTTGCCCGCGTCACACAACGTGCTCACCGCGCTGACCGGAATATCGTCGGGACAAGCGTCGTATTCCGGCGCGCCCGTCCACCTCGTCGCGCCGCTGGCCTACTACGGCCAGGCCAATTGCATGGCTACCGCGATCGGCGCGGCATTGTTCGAACGCGTTCGCTCGGGACTCGGGCAAAGCGTCGTCGTCAGCGGGCTGCACGGCGCCGCGCAGGTCTTGCCGTCAACACGGTTCGAGCACGAGCAGACTTCGATCTGGAGAGCGCCCCTCGGCGGCGCGCCGAACTACCGCCTGTATCAATGCGCGGACGGTGAATGGTTCTTCCTCGGCGCGCTGTTCGAAGTCCTCTACGTGCGGGCTCTGGAGGCGACCGGCGTGCTCGCCGATGTGTTGTCGGATCCACAGTTCGCCGGCGATCTGAGCGCCGCGTTGGTCGCGCCGGGCGCCCAGGTCACGATGCGAAAGCTCGAAGCGGCGTTTCGCTCGAGGGCGCGCGCGGAGTGGCTCGCAGTTCTCGGTGCGGTCGACGTGCCGTGCGGACCGGTGCGCACACGCGAGGAGTGGTTTGCCGGCGAGACCATCGCCGCGAACGACATGCGCCTCGAACTGGAACATGCGGAGCTCGGCACGGTGGAGATGCCTGGCGTCTCGCTCCGGATGAGTGGGACCCCGGCGGTCACGCCGCGTCTCGCGGAAGACGTCCCGGTGTCACGGGTTGTGCCGCCCCATACGACTGCTGCACGTCAGGGAACGGTGCTTGACGAACCGCCGCTCGCGGGTGTGAAGGTGCTGGATCTCGGCGCCGTGATCGCGGGCGCGTACGCCGGGACCATGTTGGCCTACTTCGGTGCCGATGTCGTGAAGATCGAGACGGCGAACGGGGATCCGTTTCGCTCGTACCGCTCGGGCTTCTGTGTCTACAACCGGGGAAAGCGGGGACTCGTCCTCGACCTGAAGCAACCCGACGCAAAGGAGGTGTTCCTCGAATTGGTCGCGCAGGCTGACGTCGTGCTCGACAACTCTCGACTCGGCGTGCGCGAACGGCTTGGGATCTCGTACGAGAGCTTGCGCGAGGTCAATCCGCGCATCATCTCGCTGTCGATCACTGGTTACGGCACGAACGGTCCACAAGCATCGATGCCCGGCTTTGATCCGCTCCTCCAGGCGCAGAGCGGCTTGATGCAAGCCCAGGGCGGCTACGGGGGCGAACCGGTTTTCCACGGCATCCCGGTGAACGATGTCGGCAGCGCCGCGATGTCGGCGTTCGCCATCGTCGGTGCGCTCTTCGCGCGTGCGCGAACCGGCGTGGGCCAGGACATCCAGACCAGCTTGGCGAGCCAGAGCGTGTTGCTGCAGATCGGCGCGCTCACCTCGTACCCCGGAGCACGCGAGCCGGCAATGGGCGCGCGCGACTGCATCGGTGCCAGCGCGCTCGAGCGCTACTACGAATGTGCCGACGGATGGATCGCCGTCGCGTGCGCCACGGCACCGCGTGCTGCGGCATTGTTCGATGCGCTCGGGTTGCGGGCCGAAGGTGCCGAGGGGGCGCTCGCCGAACCGCGCGAGGGTGGACTTGCGTCTCTGATCGCCGACGCGCTGAAGCCGCTGTCGGTCGACGATGCGCTCATGCGACTCAGTGACGCTGGCGCGTCGGCCGCTCCAGTCGTCACGGTCGACCAGACCTACACGGATGCGTTCCTCGAAGAGCACAACTACTACGACTCTTATGTCGACCCGACCTTCGGCCCCGGGCGCGGTATTGCCGGCTTCGCCAGGTTCGAGCGCACGAAGACGAGGTTTCGACGCGCGGCGCCGACCCTTGGTCAACACAGCATCGACGTGCTGCGCGAGTTCGGTGTCTCGCAAGCGCGCATCGATTCCTTGCTCCGATCGGGGGCTGTCGTCCAGGACATGCCATAGGAACTGCGCTTACGAGCCTGGTGTGATCCCGGTGATGTCGCTGAAGAGGGTGCGGAACGTGTCGCTGAACGTCGTGCGGCACGGACCGGTGATGGAGCGGCGTCGCGTCGGGTCGGCTCTCGCGCCGGCGGGGCTACCCAGTACGGGCTCGACGACGAGCTTCGCGTCGCGCCCGGACCATGCGGCCGCTTCCTGCATCCATTCCTGCACGGTTGTCACGTCATCTCCGCACCAGTTGGTGACGTGCGCAGGGGTGCTCGCCGCCTCCAGGAGCGGTTCGAGCATCCACTTCATGTCGTCGATGTGGATGGGTGAGTGTGGCGTCGGGTCCGACGGTGCGACCATCGCCCGGCCATTCATGACCGCGTCGATGTGCATCGCGGGGAACGAGCCGGGAAGGCCGGTGAGC from the Acidimicrobiia bacterium genome contains:
- a CDS encoding dihydrodipicolinate synthase family protein; this encodes MPSARDAKEWAASGGLHGIGNSLYTPFSGTDGDDIDFAAYRALVRYCVGDLGHAMLWLTSGIAEWWSLTIDERKQLLEVAVEEARAIAPDTVIQACTSATSAKDCLELTEHAESHGADICYLQTPPMEVHGGEGVLRFFQYVADRTDIALGLFNSGSSGYALTPEEVAQITNEIPAVCAMKEGMMEPWRSKAAHALAPELVIWECDTIVYKAGWLQQGIVGPAQLGTAGYFYETPEKPMLTNYWTMVWEGRLAEAIEYAQETGLDRISEEVGGWFTRYPGRPDYFTHWGEGFRYAASVIGLPVGDYPHSRPPQGILPEAAKEQIRKAFENAGFAKQLTDA
- a CDS encoding cytochrome P450 yields the protein MADSASAVADGGRDGAFVDGVVDTYERVAAIHHGTPATKRDGALELTRFEDVVAVTKRRDVHSIDPDAVAIVSMALGAGRPLIPLMLDGEQHTKYRKLLDPLFAPKQVARLEPVIRNLAEGLIDAFAADGEVDFFAAFCEPLPSQIFLSQLGLPLDDVPFLLWVKNGIIRPTDEEHLAAAGPKLIEYLDAELDRREASGEQQDDLIGGFLTAEVDGHSLTHEDVIDITFLLVLAGLDTVTASLSCMVDWLARHPAERDRLVADPSLLPAAIEELMRVHTPVVAGSRHATVDFEIDGVEVKAGDEMRVVWAAANMDPDTFPEPTSVDFARPNNRHIAFASGFHRCLGSHLARLELRVALEALHRRIPDYWLDPNRTPGYLNTAVVRCVDPLPLVFTPA
- a CDS encoding CoA transferase encodes the protein MSVFADVRVLDFSNNCAAAMAAMHLGDLGAEVIKVDPAARARGRDEPGYLAWNRNKRRVALDLMTPADLGVAKRLVADADVAMFDAAPGVLESLGLDGVALTRQHERLIHAWAPPYGETGRWSALPASHNVLTALTGISSGQASYSGAPVHLVAPLAYYGQANCMATAIGAALFERVRSGLGQSVVVSGLHGAAQVLPSTRFEHEQTSIWRAPLGGAPNYRLYQCADGEWFFLGALFEVLYVRALEATGVLADVLSDPQFAGDLSAALVAPGAQVTMRKLEAAFRSRARAEWLAVLGAVDVPCGPVRTREEWFAGETIAANDMRLELEHAELGTVEMPGVSLRMSGTPAVTPRLAEDVPVSRVVPPHTTAARQGTVLDEPPLAGVKVLDLGAVIAGAYAGTMLAYFGADVVKIETANGDPFRSYRSGFCVYNRGKRGLVLDLKQPDAKEVFLELVAQADVVLDNSRLGVRERLGISYESLREVNPRIISLSITGYGTNGPQASMPGFDPLLQAQSGLMQAQGGYGGEPVFHGIPVNDVGSAAMSAFAIVGALFARARTGVGQDIQTSLASQSVLLQIGALTSYPGAREPAMGARDCIGASALERYYECADGWIAVACATAPRAAALFDALGLRAEGAEGALAEPREGGLASLIADALKPLSVDDALMRLSDAGASAAPVVTVDQTYTDAFLEEHNYYDSYVDPTFGPGRGIAGFARFERTKTRFRRAAPTLGQHSIDVLREFGVSQARIDSLLRSGAVVQDMP
- a CDS encoding SDR family NAD(P)-dependent oxidoreductase; translation: MEMLLEGKSAVITGAGSGVGRASALRFAEEGARVVVADLQLDWAKETVRQVEAIGGTAVAQECDVSQDDQVADMIAAAVEHFGRLDVVFNNVGIPTPRLGMSFEEHSVDDFDRLIAVNLRGVFLGCKHAVIQFKQQGDGGVIVNTGSIAGLVGWGGTVYGATKGGVHQLTKAVAIECAPFGIRVNAICPAAMPYTNFAAAGGMETPPGGIEQIAEHVGSMHPLGRPITAEDCAEAAVFLASDRSGNITGVLLPVDGGYVAR
- a CDS encoding ferredoxin, which translates into the protein MPDQERTREIAVDRELCMGSGMCIVYAPGTFAHDEATKAIVIDPMGDAIDAVRIAIEACPTGALSLTSEEERG